CGCCATCGGCGCTCCACAGCTGGACCACGAAGGCGCCGCGCGCCACGGCTTCGCTGTCGAGCGGACGCGGCGTGCGCGGCGGGTCGCTGCCGGCGTAGGAGTCTGCCACCAGCCGCATCTGCTCGTCGAGCGCGTTGTGGACCAGGTCGCCGTAGGCCACGAAGGTGAACCACGCGGTGAGCGCCGCCGCGGCCAGGTGCAGCGTGACGAGCCAGAACAGCAGCTGGGTGCGCAGCGAGCGCGGGCGCCAAATGCGGCTGCCTCTCGAAGCCGTCATGCCGCCACGCGCCAGCCCAGTCCGCGCACGTTGCGGATCGACTCCGCGCCGAGCTTGCGGCGCATGCCGTGGATGAGCACGTCGATGGCGTTGCTGGTCACTTCCTCGCCCCAGCCGTAGATGCGGTTCTCGAGCTGCTCGCGCGAGAGGATGGCGCCGGGCCGCTCGAGCAGCGCGTGCAGCAGCGCGAACTCGCGCGCGGTGAGCGCCTCACGTCCGCCGCCGGTCACCACCTCGCGCGTGGTCAGGTCGAGCTGCAAGGTGCTGCCGCCGATCAGCGAATGCGCGGCGCCGTCGCGGCGGCGCACCACGGCCCGCATGCGCGCCAGCAGCTCGCGGAATTCGAAGGGCTTGAGCAGGTAGTCGTCGGCGCCCAGGTCGAGGCTGTGGATGCGGTCGTCCAGCCCGTCTCGCGCGGTGAGCACCAGCACCGGCGTGGCGTCGCCGCGTTCGCGCGCGCGGCGCAGCACCTCGGTGCCGTCCTGCCGGGGCAGGCCCAGGTCGAGCAGCACGCAGGTGTAGTCGCCATCGCCGAGCGCGCTTTGCGCCAGCTCGCCGTCGCGCACCCAGTCGGCCGACCAGCCCGCGCCCTCGAGCGCCTGCTTCAGGCTGCGCCCGATCATTTCGTCGTCTTCCACCAGCAGCACACGCATCGCGTCGACTCCTTGCGCCGCAAGGTAGCACGCGATCGGGATGATCGGCCGTGCCCTGCGCCGCGGCGCAGCGTAGAGCCGAAGTATTAGGCGAGGCTTAGGCGCCGTGCGCGCGGCAGGGTTACAGCACCCGCACGCCGTGCCGCTCGCCCGCGCCATCCGCCGCAAAGGCCAGCAGGCGCATGGCTTCTTCCTGCACGCCGAGCCGGTCGGCCTTCGACCAGCGCGCGAAGGGCTCCAGCACCACCGTGGCCGCGTTCTTCGCGCGCTCGATCTTCCAGGTGCCCGCGACGAAACCGTCGAGCAGCACGGTGCCGCGCACGATGCCGTTGGCGGTGAACACCCTGGCGCGGTGCGCCTCGCTCATCAGGCGGCTGCGGTCGGCATGCGCGAGCAGCAGGTTGTCCCATTCGGCGACGAGGCGCGGCGGTGCCGGCACGTCGGGGCCAGGGCGCGGCGCGCGCGGCAGGTCGAACAGTTCCTGGCCCGCTTCGCCGGTGAACATGCGCAGTTGGGGCCGCAGGCGCTCGGCCACCGCCTTCCAGCCCGTGAGGCCCGACCAGGCGCCGGCGTCGGCGAGCGTGGCGGGGCCGAAGGCCGCGAGGTAGCGCAGCAGCAGGCCGTCCTGCGTGGCGGGCGCCATGTCGGCGGCGGGTGCGCCGAGCCACTCGCCGAGGGGCTGCAGCCTTGCGCTCCGGTGCGAGTTCCAGGTGCCCGCGGGCGGCAGGTGCGCGAGCGGCACGTTGTTGCGAACCAGTGCGGCGAGCGATGCGGGCGCGCGGTCTTTCCAGCGCGCCGCGAGCGCCTGCCCGAGTTCGGAGGCGGTGAGCGGGCCTTCGCGCAGCAAGGCCCAGCCGGCCTTCACCACCGCGGCGCGGTCGATGCCCTCGAGCGCCCGCGCGTGTTCGCCCGCGAGGCCGCGCTGGTGCACGGGTTCGAGCAGCGGCCGCCAGGCCACCGCGTCCGGTGCGGCCAGCAGGTGCAGGGTCGCACGCAGCGTCGACATGCGCACGATGCGGCGCGTCTCCAGTGCGTCGGTCAGCTGCTCGCGGCGAAAGCCTTCGAGCCGGCTCCAGAGGCCGATGTAGGGTGGGTTCGGCGCCTGCGCCTGCAGCCCCGCGAGCTTTTCGACGGCCTGCGTGACCGTCGCCTTGCGCCGCGCCAGCAGCATCTGCCGCGCCAGCGTGGCCCGGTTCAGTGCGCGCTGGCTCATCACCCCGGCCATGGGCAGGAAGTCAGAACTTCTCGTGCGGTGCCAGGTAGCGCCACTGCCCGACGGGCAGGTTGCCGAGCATGACCTTGCCGATGCGCACGCGCTTCAGGCCCACCACTTTCAGCCCGACCAGCTCGCACATGCGGCGGATCTGGCGCTTCTTGCCTTCGGTGAGCACGAAGCGCAGCTGCTCGGGGTTCTGCCATTCGACCCGCGCCGGCTTGAGCGGCTGGCCGTCGAGGCTCAGTCCGTGGCGCAGCCTGGCGAGCATGGCGGGCGGAAAGACCGCCTGCACATTGGTGGTGACCGGATCGTCGTCGTCCATGCGCACCAGCTGGCCGGGGGGCGCCGGCTGGCCGAGGCCGTGGTAGGCCACCCGGACCAGGTACTCCTTCTCCATCACCGAGTCTTCGCCGATCAGCTGGCGCGCGATGCGGCCGTCCTGCGTCATCACGAGCAGGCCGATGGAGTCGATGTCCAGGCGGCCGCAGGGCGCCAGGCCGCGCAGCTGCTGGGGGCTGAAGAAGAAGCGCGTGTTGTCTTCGGCCCAGCGGTTCTGCGGCGTGAACAGTGTGACGGCCGGTTCGTGCCCATCCTCGGCCTGCGCGCTCACGTAGCCGATCGGCTTGTTGATCAGGATGGTGACCTGGTTCGCCTGCTGGCCCTTGGCGGCCTTGTCGACCTCGATGCGGTCGGACGGCGTGACCTTCACGCCCATCTCGGCCGGCTTGCCGTTCACCTTGACCCAGCCGTGGGCGATCCACTCGTCGGCCTCGCGGCGCGAGCAGAGGCCGAGCTCGGCCATGCGTTTGTTGAGGCGGATCGGTGCGGGGGCGGCGTCGGTCATGCGGGGGGCGCGGTCGGTTGGGGGCAGGTCACGCCCGGGGGAGCGGTGCGCAGCGGCATTTTCGCCGATGGCCGGGCGTCTCCGGAATGTGTCGCATTGCATGGGGATAATGCGCGCCAATGGCCCCGCCGGCGGCCCGGACCCGCATGAAAAAAATCCTGATCCTCAGTGTGAGCGCCGGCAACGGCCATGTGCGCGCAGCGCAAGCCCTCGAAGCCGCTGCGCAATCCGCGCCGCCGCACACGGCCGTCCACATCGACGCCATGGCCCACGTGGCCGGCGGGTTCCGCAAGGTCTACACCGACTGGTACATCCAGCTCGTGAACCGCGCGCCCGAGCTGTGGTCGTACCTGCACCAGCGCGCCGACACCACGCCGCACCATGCGCCCTCGCAGCGCCTGCGCCGCGGCATCGAGCGGCTGAGCACCGGCGCCCTGGTGCGCGAGATCCGGCGCGAAAAGCCCGATGCCGTGGTCTGCACCCACTTTCTTCCAGCCGAGCTGCTGATGCGCGAGCGCAACGGCGGGCGCATCGACTACCCGGTGTGGCTGCAGATCACCGACTACGACCTGCACAACATGTGGCTGGTGCCGGGCATGGCCGGGTACCTGGCCGCGACGGAGGAAGTGGCCTTCAGGCTGCGCGCGCGCGGCATTCCCCCGGAGCGCATCCATGTGACCGGCATTCCGGTGATGCCGGCATTCTCCGAACCCGATGCGCCGGCGCTCGCGCACGATGCCTGCGCCAGGGCGCTCGGCCTCGACCCTTCACGGCCCGTGCTGCTGATGGCCTCGGGCGGTGCCGGGGTTGGCGACCTCGCGAGCATGGTCGAGCGCGTGCTGCTGCTCGGCGGCGACAGCGGCCTGCAGGTGATCGCCGTGGCCGGCCGCAACGCCGAGACGCACCTGAAGCTCCAGGCGCTGGCCGCGCGCCACCCGGGCCGCGTGGTCGCCATCGGCTTCACCAGCGAGATGCACAAGCTCATGGCCGCGGCCGACCTGGTGGTGACCAAGCCCGGCGGCCTCACGGTCTCCGAATGCCTGGCGCTCGGCAAGCCGATGCTGCTGATCTCGCCGATCCCGGGCCAGGAGGAACACAACGCCGGTTTCCTGATGGAAGAAGGTGCGGCCTGGCTCGCCTACGACACCATCGGCCTGGACTACAAGGTGGCACGGCTGATGGCCGATCCCGCGAAGCTGGCCGACATGGCCCGGCGCAGCCGCGCGCTCGGCAAGCCGCGCGCCGCGGCCGCGGTGCTGCGCCACGTGCTGGGCGAAGGCGAATGAACGGCCGCGCGGAAAAAACCGGCGTGGCCCGCACGCTCGGCTACCTGGCCTGGGTGGTGGTGATGGCCTTCTTCTTCGCCAATGCCGAGATCCAGATCGAAGGCGGCGCGGGCTGGGCCACCTCGCTGCCCACCTGGCGCATCGAGAACAGCATCTGGCTCGACCTCTTCTGGGGCGGGCGCGCCATGACCGGCTACCACGCCTGGGTCTTCTCCTTCATGGTGCTGGTGTTCCTGGCGCCCATGGCCTTCAACGGCCGCTGGAGCTGGCGCGACCTGGGGCTGGCCGCGGCCGGCCTGATCGTGTTCTGGGTCTGTGAAGACTTCCTGTGGTTCATCATCAACCCGGCCTTCGGCTGGGCGCGGTTCAATCCGGTAGAGGCGTTCTGGCACAAGCACTGGATCTGGGGCGCGCCGGCCGACTACTGGGGCGGCCTCGCGGTCGCCCTGCTGATCCTGGTACGCCGCCACTGGCGCCGCTCATTCTCATGACCACCGAGACGCGCCCCGCCCACTGGGCCGACCCGCTGGACGCGCTGCAGGTCGAGAACCTGCACCGCATCACGCCCACGCTGTACCGCAGCGCGCAGCCGCGCATCGCCAACGTGGCGGCGCTCAAGTCGCTCGGCATCCGCACCATCGTGAGCCTGCGCTCCTTCAACGACGACCGGAAGGTGTTCGCGGGCCACGACATTCGCCTGGTACGCGTGCCGATCAACACCTGGTCGATCGACGACGCCAAGGTGCTGCGCGCGCTGGTGGCCATTCGCGAAGCCGAGAAGCAGGGGCCGGTGCTGATTCACTGCATGCACGGCGCCGACCGCACCGGCGTGGTCGCCGCGGTCTACCGCATGGCGGTGCAGGGCTGGGACAAGGACAGCGCACGCGCCGAGATGTTCCGCGGCGGCTACGGCTACCACACGCTGTGGCGCAACATCCCGCGCTACATCGACCGGCTCGATGCGCAGAAGATGCGCCACGCGCTGGCCCACGCACCGGCGATTCCCGTGGTGTCCTGAAGGCGCCTGCAGCTTTCGCGCGCCGCTCCTATACTGGCCGCCCCGTGGCCCTGGGCCACCTTCGTACAGGCTTTTTTCAAGGCCGCAAAGGGCTCGCCATGGCACTCCAACTCCGCTCCATCGTCCGCGCGAACGGCGAACTCGAACTCTCGCTGCACGACGAGCCGATGCCTGAACCGCAGGCACATGAAGTCGTGATCCGCGTCGAGGCTTCGCCGATGAATCCCTCGGACCTGGGGCTGCTGTTCGGCGCGGCCGACATGGCCACCGCCAAGGTCTCCGGCACGCCGGATCGGCCCGTCGTGACGGCCACGGTGCCCGAGCGCGCCATGCCTGC
The Variovorax sp. OAS795 genome window above contains:
- a CDS encoding response regulator transcription factor produces the protein MRVLLVEDDEMIGRSLKQALEGAGWSADWVRDGELAQSALGDGDYTCVLLDLGLPRQDGTEVLRRARERGDATPVLVLTARDGLDDRIHSLDLGADDYLLKPFEFRELLARMRAVVRRRDGAAHSLIGGSTLQLDLTTREVVTGGGREALTAREFALLHALLERPGAILSREQLENRIYGWGEEVTSNAIDVLIHGMRRKLGAESIRNVRGLGWRVAA
- a CDS encoding winged helix DNA-binding domain-containing protein translates to MAGVMSQRALNRATLARQMLLARRKATVTQAVEKLAGLQAQAPNPPYIGLWSRLEGFRREQLTDALETRRIVRMSTLRATLHLLAAPDAVAWRPLLEPVHQRGLAGEHARALEGIDRAAVVKAGWALLREGPLTASELGQALAARWKDRAPASLAALVRNNVPLAHLPPAGTWNSHRSARLQPLGEWLGAPAADMAPATQDGLLLRYLAAFGPATLADAGAWSGLTGWKAVAERLRPQLRMFTGEAGQELFDLPRAPRPGPDVPAPPRLVAEWDNLLLAHADRSRLMSEAHRARVFTANGIVRGTVLLDGFVAGTWKIERAKNAATVVLEPFARWSKADRLGVQEEAMRLLAFAADGAGERHGVRVL
- a CDS encoding pseudouridine synthase, giving the protein MTDAAPAPIRLNKRMAELGLCSRREADEWIAHGWVKVNGKPAEMGVKVTPSDRIEVDKAAKGQQANQVTILINKPIGYVSAQAEDGHEPAVTLFTPQNRWAEDNTRFFFSPQQLRGLAPCGRLDIDSIGLLVMTQDGRIARQLIGEDSVMEKEYLVRVAYHGLGQPAPPGQLVRMDDDDPVTTNVQAVFPPAMLARLRHGLSLDGQPLKPARVEWQNPEQLRFVLTEGKKRQIRRMCELVGLKVVGLKRVRIGKVMLGNLPVGQWRYLAPHEKF
- a CDS encoding glycosyltransferase; protein product: MKKILILSVSAGNGHVRAAQALEAAAQSAPPHTAVHIDAMAHVAGGFRKVYTDWYIQLVNRAPELWSYLHQRADTTPHHAPSQRLRRGIERLSTGALVREIRREKPDAVVCTHFLPAELLMRERNGGRIDYPVWLQITDYDLHNMWLVPGMAGYLAATEEVAFRLRARGIPPERIHVTGIPVMPAFSEPDAPALAHDACARALGLDPSRPVLLMASGGAGVGDLASMVERVLLLGGDSGLQVIAVAGRNAETHLKLQALAARHPGRVVAIGFTSEMHKLMAAADLVVTKPGGLTVSECLALGKPMLLISPIPGQEEHNAGFLMEEGAAWLAYDTIGLDYKVARLMADPAKLADMARRSRALGKPRAAAAVLRHVLGEGE
- a CDS encoding tyrosine-protein phosphatase; amino-acid sequence: MTTETRPAHWADPLDALQVENLHRITPTLYRSAQPRIANVAALKSLGIRTIVSLRSFNDDRKVFAGHDIRLVRVPINTWSIDDAKVLRALVAIREAEKQGPVLIHCMHGADRTGVVAAVYRMAVQGWDKDSARAEMFRGGYGYHTLWRNIPRYIDRLDAQKMRHALAHAPAIPVVS